In the Ruminococcus sp. OA3 genome, one interval contains:
- the pepF gene encoding oligoendopeptidase F translates to MPETKQLPKRDEVALQDKWKIEDLYASDADWEADFSKLEKLASQFGRHEGKLSQSAGQLYDALKEQDEISMLLEKVYVYAGQKNHEDMGDGRYQQLVMRSQVLMSRVGEALSFMEPEILGIPDEVMERFLAEYEPLHLYRRYLQEKRRMREHVLSREMEGVLAKAANMGKAPQNIFQVFNNADLDFGTVTDEDGKTVQLTHSRYVQFLESQDVRVRQEAFERIYASYEQFRNTLAAAFDANVQQERFFAEMRNYSSSMEMELDGGNIPVSVYEKLIEAVHKHMDIMHRYVALRKEIMGVDELHMYDVYVPLVAQKDKRYTFEEAKQIVLRGLAPLGEDYLSLLKEGFGHGWIDVYENQGKRSGAYSWGAYGTHPYVLLNYNGSLNHVFTLAHEMGHAIHSHYSDQVQPYPYAGYRIFVAEVASTCNEALLIHDLLEHASDAEEKRYLINYFLDQFKGTLYRQTMFAEFEQKVHRLGQEGQSLTADVLCEHYLELNRQYFGEDMVIDPQIAMEWARIPHFYTPFYVYQYATGFSAAIAISSKIIKKEPGIVEKYKEFLSGGSSKDPIDLLKICGVDMTSSQPVEEALKVFRKYLDEFAGLV, encoded by the coding sequence ATGCCAGAAACAAAACAGCTGCCAAAGCGTGATGAGGTCGCTTTGCAGGATAAGTGGAAAATAGAGGATCTGTATGCGTCAGATGCTGACTGGGAGGCGGATTTTTCAAAACTGGAAAAGCTTGCATCTCAGTTTGGAAGACATGAGGGTAAGCTGTCACAGAGTGCCGGGCAGTTGTACGACGCATTGAAGGAGCAGGATGAGATCTCCATGCTTCTGGAAAAAGTCTATGTATATGCGGGACAGAAAAATCATGAGGATATGGGGGATGGCAGGTATCAGCAGCTTGTGATGCGTTCCCAGGTATTGATGAGCCGTGTGGGGGAAGCACTTTCATTTATGGAACCGGAGATTCTGGGGATACCGGATGAGGTGATGGAGCGCTTTCTTGCTGAGTATGAGCCATTGCATCTGTACAGACGATATCTGCAGGAAAAGCGCAGGATGCGGGAGCACGTACTTTCGAGAGAAATGGAAGGGGTACTCGCGAAGGCGGCAAATATGGGGAAAGCTCCCCAGAATATTTTTCAGGTATTTAACAATGCTGATCTGGATTTTGGCACTGTGACAGATGAGGACGGAAAGACTGTTCAGCTGACGCACAGCCGTTATGTACAGTTTCTGGAGAGCCAGGACGTGAGAGTGCGCCAGGAGGCATTTGAAAGAATATATGCTTCATATGAACAGTTCAGGAACACGCTGGCTGCCGCATTTGACGCAAACGTTCAGCAGGAACGTTTTTTTGCTGAGATGCGCAATTACAGTTCCTCAATGGAAATGGAACTCGACGGGGGCAATATTCCGGTTTCCGTGTATGAAAAACTGATCGAAGCGGTTCATAAACATATGGATATCATGCACCGCTACGTAGCACTGCGCAAAGAGATCATGGGTGTGGATGAACTGCACATGTATGATGTCTATGTGCCGCTGGTAGCTCAGAAGGATAAACGGTATACTTTTGAGGAGGCGAAGCAGATCGTACTCAGGGGACTTGCCCCGCTGGGTGAAGATTATCTGAGCCTTCTGAAGGAGGGATTCGGACATGGATGGATCGATGTATACGAAAATCAGGGAAAGAGAAGCGGTGCGTATTCCTGGGGAGCGTACGGAACACATCCGTATGTACTGCTGAATTATAATGGAAGCCTGAATCACGTATTTACACTGGCGCATGAGATGGGGCATGCAATCCACAGCCATTACTCTGATCAGGTACAGCCGTATCCATATGCCGGATACCGCATTTTTGTCGCAGAAGTAGCTTCCACCTGCAATGAAGCACTGCTGATCCACGATCTGCTGGAGCATGCTTCTGATGCAGAGGAAAAGAGATATCTGATCAATTATTTCCTGGACCAGTTCAAGGGTACGCTTTACCGCCAGACCATGTTTGCTGAATTCGAACAGAAGGTTCATCGACTGGGACAGGAGGGACAGAGCCTGACGGCAGATGTGCTCTGCGAACATTATCTGGAACTGAACCGTCAATATTTTGGGGAGGATATGGTAATTGATCCACAGATTGCTATGGAATGGGCGCGGATTCCTCATTTTTACACACCGTTTTACGTCTATCAGTATGCGACTGGCTTTTCTGCTGCGATTGCCATCAGCAGTAAAATTATAAAGAAAGAACCTGGTATTGTAGAAAAATACAAAGAATTTTTAAGCGGCGGCAGTTCAAAGGATCCGATCGATCTGCTGAAGATCTGTGGAGTAGACATGACCAGCTCCCAGCCGGTAGAAGAGGCGCTGAAAGTATTCAGGAAATATCTTGATGAATTCGCCGGACTTGTATAA
- a CDS encoding DNA topoisomerase III: protein MKSLVIAEKPSVARDIARVLHCQKKLNGALEGSRYIVTWALGHLVTLADPEDYDKKYKEWKLDALPMMPKKMELVVIRQTAKQYNAVKTLLFRQDVNDIIIATDAGREGELVARWILEKSGCRKPIKRLWISSVTDKAIRDGFAHLKDGREYDNLYAAAVSRAEADWLVGINATRALTCKYNAQLSCGRVQTPTLAMIAKREEEIRSFKPEEYYCLSLLSGKVKWSWQDMKSGSFRTFSKERIDTIAQKIKEGKLTVTSVEKSAKKTYAPGLYDLTELQRDANRQFGFSAKETLNIMQRLYENHKVLTYPRTDSRYIGTDVVGTLKDRLRACSVGPYKKLAGSLIMKPLATNASFVNDKKVSDHHAIIPTEQFVQMEHMTNEEKKIYNLVVRRFLAVLYPPFEFEQTTLSAEACGEHFTAKGKIVISSGWKAVYENQFNEEDEDEAPESVLTDQTLPSLTKGEVYPIQNISVTSGKTKPPAPFNEATLLSAMENPVKYMESRDAKAAKTLGETGGLGTVATRADIIDKLFNSFLMEKRGKDIFVTSKARQLLKLVPEDLKKPELTADWEMRLSRIAKGSLKKETFLNDINAYTVDIIQEIKAADGTFRHDNLTNTKCPECGKRMLAVNGKNSRMLVCQDRECGHRETISRTSNARCPKCHKKMELYVKSGEDTFICPCGYREKLSAFKNRREKEGAGVNKKDVQRYLKQQQKEAEVPINNPFASAFANLKIDE, encoded by the coding sequence ATGAAATCATTAGTAATAGCAGAAAAACCTTCGGTGGCAAGAGACATCGCACGTGTCCTTCACTGCCAGAAAAAGTTAAACGGTGCGCTGGAAGGCTCCCGGTATATCGTAACCTGGGCCCTTGGGCATCTTGTCACGCTCGCTGATCCGGAGGATTATGATAAGAAATATAAGGAATGGAAACTGGACGCGCTTCCCATGATGCCAAAGAAGATGGAGCTGGTCGTCATCAGGCAGACTGCCAAACAGTACAACGCTGTGAAAACTCTGTTGTTCCGCCAGGATGTGAATGATATCATCATCGCCACAGATGCCGGACGGGAGGGGGAACTCGTCGCCAGATGGATTCTGGAGAAATCCGGCTGCCGCAAACCCATCAAACGACTCTGGATATCCTCAGTCACAGACAAGGCGATCAGAGACGGCTTCGCCCACCTGAAAGACGGGAGGGAGTATGACAATCTGTACGCCGCTGCTGTCAGCCGTGCTGAAGCCGACTGGCTTGTCGGAATCAACGCAACCAGGGCACTCACCTGCAAATATAACGCCCAGCTCTCCTGCGGCCGTGTCCAGACCCCGACTCTCGCAATGATCGCAAAGAGGGAGGAAGAAATACGCAGCTTTAAACCCGAAGAATACTATTGTCTCAGTCTGTTGTCCGGCAAGGTGAAATGGTCATGGCAGGATATGAAAAGCGGAAGTTTCCGGACGTTCTCCAAAGAACGGATTGATACGATCGCCCAAAAAATCAAGGAGGGTAAGCTGACGGTAACTTCTGTTGAAAAGTCCGCCAAAAAAACGTATGCACCCGGTCTGTATGATCTGACGGAACTGCAGCGTGATGCCAACCGCCAGTTTGGATTCTCCGCCAAAGAGACTCTGAACATCATGCAGCGCCTGTATGAAAACCACAAGGTACTGACATATCCGAGGACAGATTCCCGCTATATCGGCACCGACGTGGTCGGTACCCTGAAAGACCGCCTGCGGGCATGCTCTGTAGGCCCGTACAAAAAGCTGGCCGGCAGTCTGATCATGAAACCGCTTGCCACAAATGCTTCCTTTGTCAATGACAAAAAAGTAAGCGACCATCACGCCATTATACCGACCGAGCAGTTTGTTCAGATGGAACATATGACGAATGAAGAGAAGAAAATATATAATCTTGTAGTGCGCCGTTTCCTGGCAGTACTCTATCCGCCTTTTGAATTCGAGCAGACAACTCTGTCAGCAGAAGCCTGCGGAGAACATTTCACAGCAAAAGGAAAAATAGTAATATCATCCGGCTGGAAGGCAGTCTACGAAAATCAGTTTAACGAGGAAGACGAGGATGAGGCACCGGAATCAGTTTTAACAGATCAGACTCTTCCCTCCCTTACAAAAGGAGAAGTTTATCCCATCCAGAATATTTCAGTGACTTCTGGAAAAACGAAGCCCCCGGCACCGTTCAACGAAGCCACTCTGCTGTCCGCAATGGAAAATCCTGTGAAGTATATGGAAAGCCGGGATGCGAAAGCGGCGAAAACACTGGGCGAGACGGGCGGACTCGGGACAGTTGCCACCCGTGCCGACATTATCGATAAACTGTTCAACAGTTTCCTGATGGAAAAGAGAGGTAAAGATATCTTTGTCACCTCCAAAGCCAGGCAGCTGCTGAAATTGGTACCGGAGGACCTGAAAAAACCGGAGCTGACAGCCGACTGGGAGATGCGCCTTTCCCGGATCGCCAAAGGCAGTCTGAAGAAAGAAACTTTTTTAAACGACATCAATGCTTACACGGTAGATATCATTCAGGAGATCAAGGCCGCCGACGGAACCTTCCGGCATGATAACCTGACGAATACAAAATGCCCTGAATGCGGAAAACGCATGCTGGCAGTCAACGGCAAGAACAGCCGGATGCTGGTCTGCCAGGACAGGGAATGCGGTCACCGGGAGACGATCTCACGCACCAGCAACGCGCGCTGTCCGAAATGTCATAAGAAGATGGAGCTCTACGTAAAGAGCGGTGAGGACACTTTCATCTGTCCGTGCGGTTACAGGGAAAAGCTGTCCGCGTTCAAAAACCGCCGGGAAAAAGAAGGCGCCGGCGTCAACAAAAAAGACGTCCAGCGCTATCTGAAACAGCAACAGAAAGAAGCGGAAGTTCCGATCAACAATCCTTTCGCATCTGCCTTTGCAAATCTGAAGATCGATGAGTAA
- a CDS encoding DUF3793 family protein, whose amino-acid sequence MHNWMTESIEIQIARQCAPVLAGVKPSNILILEDGNIAEITRMLDGTPVGCRLLSGGGGNSVWLLYRRESLEKILTDKPKMEFLRCFGYRYQDVEEALWLLGRRFQSYKQKSMEFPHEMGIFLGYPLGDVKGFIRHRGRDFLYCGYWKVYENEAEARKLFSVYTSVKQQMLRELYQGKHVWQMIPNHAAMAV is encoded by the coding sequence ATGCATAACTGGATGACAGAGAGTATTGAGATTCAGATCGCAAGGCAGTGCGCTCCGGTTCTGGCAGGCGTGAAACCATCCAATATTCTGATCCTTGAAGACGGTAATATTGCTGAAATCACCCGGATGCTGGATGGAACACCGGTGGGCTGCCGCCTGTTGTCAGGCGGGGGAGGAAATTCTGTATGGCTTTTATATCGCAGAGAAAGTCTGGAGAAGATATTGACAGATAAACCAAAGATGGAATTTCTGAGGTGTTTCGGATATCGGTACCAGGATGTGGAGGAAGCACTCTGGCTGCTCGGGCGACGATTTCAGTCCTACAAACAGAAAAGCATGGAATTTCCGCATGAGATGGGAATCTTCCTGGGATATCCTCTTGGCGATGTCAAAGGCTTTATCCGGCATCGCGGCCGGGATTTTCTGTACTGCGGGTACTGGAAAGTCTACGAGAATGAAGCAGAGGCACGCAAACTGTTTTCTGTGTATACGAGTGTAAAACAGCAGATGCTGAGAGAACTGTATCAGGGAAAACATGTATGGCAAATGATACCGAATCATGCCGCAATGGCAGTGTAA
- a CDS encoding flavodoxin, which translates to MNQVVVAYWSGTGNTQEMAELIGQGVRDAGQSVSVIPVEEMKAADLKEYQVFALGCPSMGAEELEETIMEPFVDEVEGFAGGKKIALFGSYGWGDGEWMRNWVTRMENAGASVYGGEDAICVEAPDDQAKEMCLNLGRQLAGLVGKAA; encoded by the coding sequence ATGAATCAGGTAGTTGTAGCATATTGGAGCGGAACAGGAAACACACAGGAGATGGCAGAGCTGATCGGACAGGGAGTGCGTGATGCAGGACAGTCCGTGAGTGTGATACCTGTGGAAGAGATGAAAGCCGCAGATTTGAAAGAATACCAGGTCTTCGCACTTGGCTGCCCGTCGATGGGTGCGGAGGAACTGGAAGAAACCATCATGGAACCTTTTGTAGATGAGGTTGAAGGATTTGCAGGAGGCAAAAAGATCGCATTGTTCGGCTCTTATGGATGGGGTGATGGTGAATGGATGCGCAATTGGGTTACGCGGATGGAGAATGCAGGGGCATCGGTATACGGAGGAGAGGATGCGATCTGCGTGGAGGCGCCGGACGACCAGGCAAAAGAGATGTGCCTGAATCTGGGAAGACAGCTTGCCGGTCTTGTGGGAAAGGCAGCATAA
- a CDS encoding DUF2325 domain-containing protein gives MSVVIVGGHDRMVCYYKKICKQYRCKAKVFTQMPADLNKKIGTPDLLVLFTNTVSHKMVKCAMEEAKRNEIPVVRCHTSSKAALTDILEKQCV, from the coding sequence ATGAGTGTTGTGATCGTGGGCGGTCATGACCGTATGGTCTGCTATTACAAAAAAATCTGTAAACAGTATCGGTGCAAAGCAAAAGTATTTACTCAGATGCCGGCAGATCTGAATAAAAAGATCGGCACGCCGGATCTGCTGGTGCTGTTTACGAATACAGTATCGCATAAGATGGTGAAGTGTGCGATGGAGGAGGCGAAAAGAAATGAGATCCCGGTAGTTCGCTGCCACACAAGCAGTAAAGCGGCGCTGACAGACATTCTGGAAAAGCAGTGCGTATAA
- a CDS encoding metal-dependent transcriptional regulator, protein MKIQESAENYLETIYMLSRQKPEVRSIDIVNELHYSKPSISVAMKNLRENGYIEMDKDGFITLTDAGREIATTMYERHTMLSDWLVHLGVSKETAIDDACRIEHVISAESFEAIKTHAIHGLKKGE, encoded by the coding sequence GTGAAAATACAGGAATCTGCAGAGAATTATCTGGAAACTATTTATATGCTGAGCAGACAAAAACCGGAAGTGCGTTCGATCGATATCGTAAATGAGCTTCATTATTCAAAACCCAGTATCAGTGTGGCTATGAAAAACCTGCGGGAAAATGGTTATATTGAAATGGATAAAGACGGCTTTATCACTTTGACTGATGCAGGACGTGAGATTGCCACCACAATGTATGAGCGTCATACCATGCTGTCGGATTGGCTGGTACACCTTGGCGTATCCAAAGAGACTGCAATAGATGATGCATGCCGTATCGAGCATGTTATCAGCGCAGAGAGTTTTGAGGCCATCAAGACTCATGCGATACACGGTTTAAAAAAAGGGGAATGA
- a CDS encoding FeoA family protein, with amino-acid sequence MMPLTLAKTGEINSIKRIGGKDEVKRFLENLGFVVGSSVTVVSENNGNVIVNVKESRVAISREMANKIMI; translated from the coding sequence ATGATGCCTTTAACATTGGCGAAAACAGGCGAAATTAATTCCATCAAGCGTATTGGCGGAAAAGACGAGGTAAAACGTTTTCTCGAGAATCTCGGGTTCGTAGTAGGCAGTTCTGTAACTGTGGTGTCGGAGAACAACGGGAATGTGATTGTGAATGTGAAAGAGTCCCGTGTCGCGATCAGTCGGGAAATGGCAAATAAGATTATGATATAA
- a CDS encoding FeoA family protein, protein MNTLKDVKCGQTVSVVRLHGEGAVKRRIMDMGITKGTEVFVRKVAPLGDPVEVNVRGYELSLRKADAQMIEVQ, encoded by the coding sequence ATGAACACATTAAAAGATGTAAAATGCGGGCAGACGGTTTCCGTTGTAAGGCTCCATGGTGAAGGCGCCGTCAAACGCCGGATCATGGATATGGGCATTACAAAAGGAACAGAGGTATTTGTTCGGAAGGTAGCCCCGCTGGGTGACCCGGTGGAAGTCAATGTGCGCGGGTATGAACTGTCACTGCGGAAAGCGGATGCACAGATGATTGAAGTGCAGTAA
- the feoB gene encoding ferrous iron transport protein B, with translation MSVKIALAGNPNSGKTTLFNALTGSNQFVGNWPGVTVEKKEGKLKGQKDVVIMDLPGIYSLSPYTLEEVVARNYLIGERPDAILNIVDGTNLERNLYLTTQLMELGIPVIMAINMIDVVRKKGDQIDIRKLSNELGCEVVEISALKGDGVKNAAEKAVRLAQDQNAKPPIHTFGEETETALEEIQTRLGSDIPAEQKRFYAVKLFERDDKITEQMSNVPDVENIILDTERVMEDDAESIITNERYIYIASVIKKCYVKKNREKLTMSDKIDRIVTNRFLAIPIFAVVMYLVYFVSVTTVGTWATDWANDGVFGEGWSLFGLQIPGIPGVVSDLLTSIGCADWLQGLIVDGIIGGVGAVLGFVPQMLVLFIFLAFLEACGYMARIAFIMDRIFRRFGLSGKSFIPMLIGTGCGVPGVMASRTIENDRDRKMTIMTTTFIPCGAKLPIIALIAGALFGGASWVAPSAYFVGIAAIICSGIILKKTKMFVGDPAPFVMELPAYHLPTVGNVLRSMWERGWSFIKKAGTIILLSTIFIWFTSNFGIVDGKLGMVEDLSDGFLAAIGSVFAWLFKPLGWGNWQAAVAAITGLVAKENVVGTFGILYGFAEVAEDGAEVWGTLSASFTAAAAYSFLVFNLLCAPCFAAIGAIKREMNSAKWTWFAIGYQTIFAYAVSLCVYQIWNCIAGGGFTIGTAVAILLIIGFIYLLFRPYKESKTLNISLKGMKKAKA, from the coding sequence ATGTCAGTTAAAATAGCGCTTGCGGGAAACCCGAACAGCGGTAAAACAACACTGTTTAATGCGTTGACCGGATCGAATCAATTCGTGGGAAACTGGCCTGGCGTAACAGTAGAGAAAAAGGAAGGAAAATTAAAGGGTCAAAAAGATGTTGTGATTATGGACCTTCCGGGAATCTACTCCCTGTCGCCGTATACGCTGGAAGAAGTGGTTGCAAGAAACTATCTGATCGGAGAGCGTCCGGATGCAATATTAAATATTGTGGATGGAACAAATCTGGAGAGAAATCTCTATCTCACAACACAGCTCATGGAACTGGGAATACCGGTAATTATGGCAATCAACATGATCGATGTGGTGCGCAAAAAGGGAGATCAGATCGATATCCGAAAACTTTCAAATGAACTGGGATGTGAGGTCGTAGAGATTTCTGCACTGAAAGGTGACGGTGTGAAAAATGCGGCTGAAAAGGCAGTGCGTCTCGCGCAGGACCAAAATGCCAAACCGCCCATTCACACATTTGGAGAAGAGACAGAGACGGCGCTGGAAGAGATTCAGACACGGCTCGGCTCTGACATTCCCGCTGAACAGAAACGTTTTTACGCGGTGAAACTGTTTGAACGGGATGATAAGATAACGGAACAAATGTCAAATGTGCCGGATGTCGAAAATATCATCCTCGATACGGAACGTGTGATGGAGGATGATGCAGAGAGTATCATTACGAATGAACGTTACATATATATTGCATCTGTAATTAAAAAGTGTTATGTAAAAAAGAACAGAGAAAAACTGACGATGTCGGATAAGATTGACCGGATTGTCACAAATCGTTTCCTGGCGATTCCGATCTTTGCGGTGGTCATGTATCTCGTCTATTTTGTATCTGTTACGACAGTGGGAACCTGGGCGACTGACTGGGCAAATGACGGAGTGTTTGGCGAAGGCTGGAGTTTATTTGGACTTCAGATTCCGGGTATACCAGGCGTTGTGAGTGATCTGCTGACATCCATTGGCTGTGCAGACTGGCTGCAGGGACTGATCGTAGACGGAATCATCGGCGGTGTCGGAGCGGTGCTTGGTTTTGTTCCGCAGATGCTGGTACTGTTTATCTTCCTGGCATTCCTGGAGGCATGCGGATACATGGCGCGTATCGCATTTATCATGGACCGTATCTTCCGCAGATTCGGACTTTCCGGAAAATCGTTTATTCCGATGCTGATCGGAACCGGCTGCGGTGTTCCGGGTGTCATGGCTTCCAGAACAATTGAAAATGACCGTGACAGAAAGATGACGATTATGACAACGACATTTATTCCGTGTGGTGCAAAGCTGCCGATCATCGCATTGATCGCTGGTGCACTGTTCGGAGGAGCTTCCTGGGTGGCACCGAGCGCTTACTTTGTGGGCATAGCGGCAATCATCTGTTCTGGAATTATTTTAAAGAAGACAAAAATGTTTGTAGGTGATCCTGCACCGTTCGTTATGGAGCTTCCTGCATATCATCTGCCGACTGTTGGGAATGTATTGCGCAGCATGTGGGAGCGCGGATGGTCTTTCATTAAAAAGGCGGGAACGATTATTCTGTTATCGACAATCTTTATCTGGTTTACTTCCAATTTCGGAATCGTAGATGGTAAACTGGGAATGGTTGAAGACTTAAGCGACGGTTTTCTGGCTGCGATTGGTTCGGTATTTGCATGGCTGTTTAAACCTCTGGGATGGGGCAACTGGCAGGCGGCTGTTGCAGCGATCACGGGTCTTGTTGCCAAAGAGAATGTTGTCGGTACGTTTGGCATTCTGTACGGTTTTGCAGAAGTAGCGGAGGACGGTGCGGAAGTCTGGGGAACACTCTCAGCAAGCTTTACTGCGGCCGCAGCGTATTCTTTCCTGGTATTCAACCTTCTGTGTGCGCCTTGTTTTGCAGCGATCGGAGCGATCAAACGTGAGATGAACAGTGCGAAATGGACCTGGTTTGCGATCGGCTATCAGACAATTTTCGCATATGCGGTATCTCTGTGCGTATACCAGATCTGGAACTGTATTGCGGGAGGGGGATTTACCATTGGAACGGCAGTTGCGATCCTGCTCATCATCGGATTTATCTACCTGCTTTTCAGACCGTATAAAGAGAGCAAGACATTGAACATATCTTTGAAAGGTATGAAGAAGGCAAAAGCCTGA
- a CDS encoding FeoB-associated Cys-rich membrane protein, with protein sequence MLGFITNNLATIIIGLILLGIILLVVRSIRRDKKAGKSCGSCKGCSGASICHSNKKVR encoded by the coding sequence ATGCTCGGATTTATCACAAATAACCTGGCAACAATCATCATAGGACTTATCTTACTGGGCATTATCCTGTTGGTCGTGCGCAGCATCCGCAGGGATAAAAAGGCTGGCAAATCCTGCGGTAGCTGCAAAGGGTGTTCAGGCGCATCGATATGTCACTCGAATAAAAAGGTCAGGTAA
- a CDS encoding transcriptional repressor: MWTQEEIIQELHKRGKRVTQQRRELIEIILETDWTSSKEIYYEAVRQGQNIGMATVYRMLNVLEEIGAVDRRSYQMVNEDKEPVSIILHPGKTDEKNKDLCQKIESVLRENGCLEDQEFSIVIRVES; this comes from the coding sequence ATGTGGACACAGGAAGAAATCATTCAGGAACTGCATAAGCGGGGAAAACGGGTGACTCAGCAGCGCCGGGAACTGATTGAAATTATTCTGGAAACAGACTGGACTTCCAGCAAAGAAATTTACTATGAGGCCGTTCGACAGGGGCAGAACATTGGCATGGCGACTGTTTACCGGATGCTAAACGTGCTGGAGGAGATCGGCGCGGTCGACCGCAGAAGCTATCAGATGGTGAATGAGGATAAGGAACCTGTTTCCATCATACTTCATCCGGGGAAAACAGATGAGAAAAACAAAGATCTCTGCCAGAAGATAGAAAGTGTTCTGCGGGAAAATGGCTGCCTGGAAGACCAGGAGTTTAGTATAGTCATTCGTGTTGAATCATAA
- a CDS encoding nitroreductase family protein, with the protein MNLYEAVYARKSVRSFAQDVVSAKVLDGIKKFYQEVEGLFTGIETDLVIVDKRKDNKSGIGLASVRAPYYLALYTTEQEKCMMNAGYIMQQMVLYLCSHGLGSCYVGMKVMKPSMRKKNDKSLVCLVAFGKSKGGYTRKISEAKRLELKELCVYKEKPRLWMNQLLEAGRLAPSSMNSQPWRFVVYDNRIHVFSKRHKSNQLGKYTELNFGILFSNMMAVAEELWLDVDLIRLEGISQKTFPNSQYVLSVILRA; encoded by the coding sequence ATGAATTTATATGAGGCAGTATATGCCAGAAAATCTGTGCGCAGCTTTGCACAGGACGTAGTCAGCGCAAAAGTGCTGGATGGAATTAAAAAATTTTACCAGGAAGTAGAGGGTTTATTTACCGGTATCGAGACCGATCTGGTTATCGTAGATAAGCGGAAAGACAATAAAAGCGGTATCGGCCTGGCGAGTGTCAGGGCCCCCTACTATCTTGCTTTATATACGACAGAGCAGGAAAAATGTATGATGAATGCCGGATATATTATGCAGCAGATGGTTCTTTACCTCTGTAGTCATGGGCTGGGGAGCTGCTACGTCGGCATGAAGGTTATGAAGCCGTCCATGAGAAAGAAAAATGATAAGTCACTTGTCTGCCTTGTGGCGTTCGGAAAGAGCAAAGGGGGATATACGCGCAAAATATCGGAAGCGAAAAGGCTGGAACTGAAAGAGCTCTGCGTCTATAAGGAGAAGCCAAGGCTTTGGATGAATCAGCTGCTGGAGGCAGGGAGGCTTGCGCCGTCCAGTATGAATTCACAGCCGTGGAGATTTGTCGTGTATGATAACAGGATCCATGTTTTTTCTAAACGGCATAAGTCAAATCAGCTGGGAAAATATACAGAGCTGAATTTTGGTATTCTGTTCAGCAATATGATGGCGGTGGCGGAAGAACTCTGGCTTGATGTCGATCTGATCCGGCTGGAGGGAATCAGCCAGAAAACATTTCCGAACAGTCAGTATGTTTTAAGTGTAATTTTAAGGGCATAA